A portion of the Leucoraja erinacea ecotype New England chromosome 9, Leri_hhj_1, whole genome shotgun sequence genome contains these proteins:
- the LOC129699948 gene encoding EEF1A lysine methyltransferase 3-like, translating into MSAVRRVEPPCDCAAKDGASDPTVIFENKYEFCGYNLKIARFINANLGFSAYVWEAGVALCRYFEKQNASFTGKTVIELGSGTGIVGILTTLLGGEVTMTDKPNTLKQIENNVSINIPSACRHRINVQALTWGEDHARFPTNYDFILGSDIVYSSVSYPALVETLCHLAQQGATIYLSSELRKMNGSPYFHDELLPRHFNCQVVDKVDGKNVIVYKMTRIGTYPRDGCLN; encoded by the exons ATGTCGGCTGTCCGACGGGTGGAGCCGCCCTGCGACTGCGCCGCCAAGGACGGGGCAAGTGATCCCACCGTCATATTCGAGAACAAATACGAGTTCTGCGGATACAATTTAAAGATCGCTCGTTTCATCAATGCGAACCTCGGCTTCTCGGCCTACGTCTGGGAAGCT GGGGTCGCTCTTTGCCGGTACTTTGAGAAGCAGAACGCCAGTTTTACTGGGAAGACGGTGATTGAACTGGGATCGGGAACTGGGATCGTGGGGATCTTAACAACGTTACTTG GTGGAGAAGTGACCATGACGGATAAACCGAACACCCTGAAGCAAATAGAAAACAACGTCTCCATCAACATCCCCTCTGCGTGCAGGCACCGGATAAATGTCCAGGCCCTGACATGGGGTGAAGACCACGCCCGCTTTCCCACCAATTATGACTTCATCTTGGGTTCTGATATTGTGTACAGCTCAGTTAGCTACCCGGCACTCGTGGAGACATTGTGCCATCTCGCCCAGCAAGGAGCTACAATTTACCTCTCGTCCGAATTACGAAAGATGAATGGTTCTCCCTACTTCCACGACGAGCTTCTACCTCGGCATTTTAATTGCCAGGTAGTTGATAAGGTAGATGGAAAAAATGTTATAGTGTATAAAATGACCAGAATTGGTACATATCCACGGGATGGGTGCTTAAACTAA